The Sulfuricaulis sp. region TTCTACAACCTCGAGAAGCTCTGGTCCGACGCTAGGCGCATTGAAGCAGTTGAAAACAGGAAAACCGCCAAGACGCCAAGAAAAGCAAAAGCTGTGAAAAAATGAATTTCCGACTTTTTGGCGTCTGGGCGCCTTGGCGGTTCAAAACTCAATATGCAAATTCATATCATCGCCATCGGTAACCGCATGCCCGAGTGGGTTGAAACCGGATATCAGGAGTACGCCAAACGCCTGCCGCGTGAGTGTCGTCTCGTGTTGCATGAAATCCCCGCCGGACGGCGCGCCAAGGGCGCCGACCTGCGACGTGTTGTCGAGCAGGAAGGCGTGCGCCAGTTGGACGCGATTCCCGCCGGCGCGCGCGTGATAGCGCTCGACCGGGCGGGAAAACAGCTCGACTCCGAAGTCTTGGCCGGGGAACTCAAAAGGCAACTAGCTAGCGGCGAGCATCTGGCCTTGCTGGTTGGCGGACCGGAAGGGTTGGCGCCGGCGTGTCTCGATTGCGCGAAAGAACGCTGGGCATTGTCTAAACTTACCTTGGCGCACCCCGTGGTGCGCGTGGTACTGGCCGAGCAGCTTTATCGCGCCTGGAGTATCGTTCAGAATCTGCCATATCATCGATAACAACAGTAACAAGTTTCAAGTAGCAAGGAGCAAGTAAAAGCGGAAACCAGGAAGGTATAATCATTTGATCTTGTTACTTGGAACTTGCCACTTGCTACTCGATTTCAAGATCTATCTAGCCTCTGCCTCTCCTCGCCGGCAGGAATTGCTGCGCCAACTCGGTGTTGAGTTCGATCCCATGCCATCCAATATTCTCGAGGTCCGCGAGGCGGGAGAATCACCCGCGCAATACGTAACGCGCGTGGCGGGCGACAAGGCGCGCTGGGTGTCGCAATTGGTCAAGGAGCGTGGGCTGCCGGCCCATCCGGTGCTGGGTGCGGACACGGAGGTGGTGCTCGACGGTGAAATTCTGGGAAAGCCGGAGAATGCGGCGCATGGCATGGATTTGCTGCGGCGCCTGTCTGGCCGCACGCACGAGGTTTTGTCCGCCGTCTGCATTTGGAATCACGAGAATGAATATACAGCGCTGAGTACCAGCCGCGTCACGTTTCGCCCGCTGACGCCAGCGGAAATCGAGCAATACTGGAAAACCGGCGAACCCGTGGGCAAGGCCGGGGCTTATGCGATTCAAGGGCGCGCCGCGGCATTTGTCGTGAAACTGGAGGGAAGTTACTCCGGCGTGATGGGACTGCCGCTGTTTGAGCTGGACGGTATTCTGCGGAGCATAGAGTCAGAAACAAAGTGAATATGATTTTGAACCGCCAAGGCGCCAAGGCCGCCAAGAAAGGCGGTTTTCAAGTTCACAAAACTTGATGTTCTTGGCGTCTTGGCGGTTAATCTTTTTATTTAGGAAGGCATGAGCGAAGAAATTTTAATTAACGTCACTCCGCAGGAGACCCGCGTCGCGGTTGTCGAAAACGGCGTGCTGCAGGAGGTCTACATCGAGCGCGCACTCAGCCGGGGGATTGTCGGAAACATATATAAGGGTAAGGTAGTCCGGATACTCCCGGGCATGCAGGCGGCGTTCGTCGACATCGGACACGAGCGTACGGCGTTTCTGCATGCCTCGGACATCCGCCTGGTTTCCAGCGCCGAGAATGGCGCCAGCTCGCCGCCGCCCATTCATGAATTATTGCGGGACGGACAGGAAGTGGTGGTGCAGGTGCTCAAGGACCCCATGGGCACCAAAGGCGCGCGCCTGACCATGCAGATAACGCTGCCGGCACGCTATCTGGTATACCTTCCCTACAGCAAGCACATCGGCATTTCGCAGAAGATTGGTGACGAGGTGACGCGCGAACGCCTGCGGGCATTGGTTAAATCCGCGATGCCGGATGGTATGGAGGAGGGTGGCTACATTCTGCGCACGCTGGCGGAAGCAGCGGCAGAAGAGGAAATCGAAACCGACATCCGTTATCTGCGCCGGGTGTGGGCCGCCTGCCAGGAACGCATCCGCAGCGCGCCTGTACTCAGCCTGATCCACGAGGACCTGTCGCTGGCGCTGCGCGCCATGCGTGATCTGGTGCGTGGCAACGTCGAGAAGATCCGCATTGACTCGCGCGAGGTTTTCATCAAGGCGCGCGATTTCGGTATCGAGTTCATCCCCGAGGTTGCCGAACGCATCGAACATTATCCAGGTGAGCGACCGATTTTCGATCTGTATTCCGTCGAGGATGAAATCCAGAAGGCCCTCGACCGCAAGGTCATGCTCAAGTCCGGCGGTTATCTGATCCTGGACCAGACCGAGGCCATGACCACCATCGATGTGAACACGGGCGCCTACGTCGGTCGTCGCAATCTGGAAGAGACGCTTTTCAAGACCAACCTCGAAGCGGCGCAAACCATTGCACGCCAACTGCGGCTGCGCAACCTGGGCGGCATGATTATCATCGACTTTATCGACATGGCGGAGGCCGAACACAAGCGCCAGGTGATGCGCGCACTCGAGCGGGCCCTTGGCCGCGATCGCACCAAGGTCTACATTACGGAGATGTCACCGCTCGGGCTGGTGGAGCTCACGCGCAAGCGCACGCGCGAGAGTCTCGAACATGTCCTGTGCCAGCCCTGTTCCGTGTGCGAGGGGCGCGGCATGGTGAAGACGCCGCAGACCGTCTGTTATGAAATCTTCCGCGAAATCCTGCGCGAAGCGCGCCAATACGGTGCCGATGGTTATCTGGTGATGGCGTCCGAACCGGTGATTGATCTGTTGTTCGACGAGGAAGCCGGCAGCTTGGCAAAGCTGCAGGAGTTTATCGGCAAGCCCATCCAGCTCAAGGTGGAACCGCTCTACACGCAGGAACAATATGATGTGGTGTTGATGTAGCCGCCGGATCCCGAGGCGCAGCTCTTTCGGAGACGGCGGCAGTAGCGCTCATGGACACATCGTTCATTGCAGTCATCTGTGCTAATTGCCGAAAGAGCGTTTGCTTCGGGCACTGGGCGCTAGCCAGCCGGCGTTTGCCGGCGTGCATGAACTTCCCCGGAAATACTGTCTCAAAGGATTTATTCCTCAAGTTCCCGTTTATTCTTTTCTGCTTTGGGTCCGGATGCGGCAGAATAGTGACATGAACCCTTCAGGCAAGCCGGCGCCAGAGCGGTCGTTGACATGAAGAAGCGACTGCGCCAATACGCCTTTCATATCGGCCGCGTGACGTTGCACGTCAGCCGCTGGACCCTGTACATCTCGACGGCAATGTTGGTGCTGTTGACGATTGTTTTCCTCATCGCGCGTTTTCTGCTGCCGATGATCACAGAGCAGAAACTCAATCTCGAGCTGGATCTGAGTGAACGCTCCGGGCATCAGGTGCGGATTGAGTCATTGCACGCCTATTGGGACGGGTTTCACCCCGGCGCGCGCCTGCAAGGCTTGCAGGTTTATGCGACTGACGGCGTCAAGCCCACTATTCGTCTGAGCGAGATGCGCCTCAGTCTTGCCCTGTTGCCCCTGCTCTGGGGAAATTTCGAAATCAACAGCCTGGTAGTTGTGAATCCAAGTCTGGCGCTGGAGCGTCTGTCCGACGGGCGCTTCCGCATTTCCGGATTCGATCCGTTGCAGGACACGGGACATGGTGCGGACGAGAAGTTTGTTGGTTGGTTGTTTCAGCAGGGGCGTCTCGAAATCGAAAACGGCGAATTGCAATGGTTCGATCACCGCGAGACCGGCCCAGCCGTGCGTCTGGGGCGCGTTAATCTCAGTCTGCGTAACAACGGCGACCGTCACCGCCTT contains the following coding sequences:
- the rlmH gene encoding 23S rRNA (pseudouridine(1915)-N(3))-methyltransferase RlmH gives rise to the protein MQIHIIAIGNRMPEWVETGYQEYAKRLPRECRLVLHEIPAGRRAKGADLRRVVEQEGVRQLDAIPAGARVIALDRAGKQLDSEVLAGELKRQLASGEHLALLVGGPEGLAPACLDCAKERWALSKLTLAHPVVRVVLAEQLYRAWSIVQNLPYHR
- a CDS encoding nucleoside triphosphate pyrophosphatase gives rise to the protein MILLLGTCHLLLDFKIYLASASPRRQELLRQLGVEFDPMPSNILEVREAGESPAQYVTRVAGDKARWVSQLVKERGLPAHPVLGADTEVVLDGEILGKPENAAHGMDLLRRLSGRTHEVLSAVCIWNHENEYTALSTSRVTFRPLTPAEIEQYWKTGEPVGKAGAYAIQGRAAAFVVKLEGSYSGVMGLPLFELDGILRSIESETK
- the rng gene encoding ribonuclease G, whose amino-acid sequence is MSEEILINVTPQETRVAVVENGVLQEVYIERALSRGIVGNIYKGKVVRILPGMQAAFVDIGHERTAFLHASDIRLVSSAENGASSPPPIHELLRDGQEVVVQVLKDPMGTKGARLTMQITLPARYLVYLPYSKHIGISQKIGDEVTRERLRALVKSAMPDGMEEGGYILRTLAEAAAEEEIETDIRYLRRVWAACQERIRSAPVLSLIHEDLSLALRAMRDLVRGNVEKIRIDSREVFIKARDFGIEFIPEVAERIEHYPGERPIFDLYSVEDEIQKALDRKVMLKSGGYLILDQTEAMTTIDVNTGAYVGRRNLEETLFKTNLEAAQTIARQLRLRNLGGMIIIDFIDMAEAEHKRQVMRALERALGRDRTKVYITEMSPLGLVELTRKRTRESLEHVLCQPCSVCEGRGMVKTPQTVCYEIFREILREARQYGADGYLVMASEPVIDLLFDEEAGSLAKLQEFIGKPIQLKVEPLYTQEQYDVVLM